In Chloroflexota bacterium, one DNA window encodes the following:
- the cdhB gene encoding CO dehydrogenase/acetyl-CoA synthase complex subunit epsilon, with product MVMPLHRVNVLTGTKSAIILDDAAEYAALIQQARRPLLVLGPKLLESSLDGKTLLQYALEIARAGSIPVCATAHVKGKMTELGVKPESEYDAVEIANHLKDPDWRGVKKEGNHDLVIFFGFRTDLGNQVLSTLKHFAPHLRTMTLCKYVFPNADYSLPNFRKDEDWREFLDELLYDLQES from the coding sequence GGTTATGCCGCTTCATCGGGTGAACGTACTTACCGGTACCAAGTCCGCCATCATTCTTGATGATGCCGCCGAGTATGCCGCGTTGATCCAGCAGGCCAGACGTCCCCTCCTGGTGCTGGGCCCCAAGCTATTGGAGAGTTCGCTGGATGGGAAAACCCTCTTACAGTACGCTCTGGAGATAGCCCGGGCAGGCAGCATCCCCGTATGTGCCACGGCACACGTGAAAGGGAAGATGACGGAACTCGGGGTGAAGCCGGAAAGCGAATACGACGCGGTGGAAATAGCCAACCATCTCAAGGACCCAGATTGGCGAGGGGTGAAAAAGGAGGGGAATCACGACCTGGTGATCTTCTTCGGTTTCAGGACTGACCTCGGCAACCAGGTGCTCTCCACCTTGAAGCATTTTGCCCCCCACCTCAGGACCATGACTCTCTGCAAGTACGTCTTCCCCAACGCCGATTACTCCCTCCCCAACTTCAGGAAAGACGAAGACTGGAGGGAATTCCTCGATGAATTGCTATATGATCTGCAAGAATCTTGA